Proteins found in one Gemmatimonadota bacterium genomic segment:
- a CDS encoding metallophosphoesterase, with product MGRDAVAGGLKAQSAWIQAAWRGAQRDLRLAGGWVAAAMAVALSAPGCTHGRPYVRADVASPSLDAPPARAILQRIILIGDAGAPSVDGEPVLLALRDTANSLPEKTVVVYLGDNIYPSGVPEADAEGRAQAERALQAQLEAAGQARAVFVPGNHDWDQNAPDGLERVRRQAEIVQAHPNALFTPFPGCPGPYALDLTAARVVALDTQWWLRGENAGPACSYADTAAVIAGLVEDALRPPDGRPVVVVAHHPLRSRGPHGGFYTLGEWIFPSLMTNGGWRWVLLPLPGVGPLGRWLVRTDQDFVSRGNTALRRRLGEALATAPPLAYASGHDHGLQVFEGETTASLLLVSGLGSSEKATPVGDEARTLFAHQHPGFMVLDILADRAILRVVEPGTPAVVFRHEVALPQR from the coding sequence ATGGGTAGAGATGCTGTGGCCGGAGGGCTGAAGGCGCAAAGCGCCTGGATCCAGGCAGCGTGGCGAGGTGCGCAGCGCGATCTGCGTCTTGCCGGTGGTTGGGTGGCGGCGGCGATGGCGGTGGCGCTGTCAGCGCCGGGCTGCACGCACGGTCGCCCCTATGTGCGTGCCGATGTCGCTTCCCCATCGCTGGACGCGCCTCCGGCGCGAGCCATCCTGCAGCGGATCATCCTGATCGGGGACGCCGGCGCGCCCTCGGTGGACGGTGAGCCGGTGCTGCTGGCGCTGCGTGACACTGCGAACTCGTTGCCTGAGAAGACCGTGGTGGTGTATCTGGGCGACAACATCTATCCGTCCGGCGTGCCGGAGGCCGATGCCGAGGGCCGAGCGCAGGCGGAGCGGGCGCTCCAGGCCCAACTGGAGGCGGCAGGTCAGGCGCGCGCGGTGTTCGTGCCCGGAAACCACGACTGGGATCAGAACGCACCCGATGGCCTGGAGCGAGTTCGGCGCCAAGCGGAGATTGTTCAGGCGCATCCGAACGCCCTCTTCACGCCGTTCCCCGGGTGTCCCGGTCCGTACGCGCTGGATCTCACGGCCGCCCGCGTGGTGGCGCTCGACACACAGTGGTGGCTGCGGGGCGAGAATGCGGGGCCGGCCTGCTCCTATGCGGACACCGCGGCCGTCATTGCTGGGCTTGTGGAGGATGCGCTGCGCCCGCCGGACGGAAGGCCCGTGGTGGTGGTGGCGCACCACCCGCTGCGGTCGAGGGGGCCGCACGGTGGGTTCTACACGCTTGGTGAGTGGATCTTCCCCTCGCTCATGACCAACGGCGGGTGGCGCTGGGTGCTCCTACCCCTTCCCGGTGTGGGCCCACTGGGCCGCTGGCTCGTGCGTACGGACCAGGACTTCGTGAGCCGTGGCAACACTGCGCTCCGGAGGCGACTCGGTGAGGCATTGGCGACGGCTCCGCCGCTCGCCTATGCGTCGGGGCACGATCATGGACTCCAGGTCTTCGAGGGAGAGACCACAGCGTCGCTTCTGCTGGTGAGCGGCCTGGGCTCCTCGGAGAAAGCCACGCCGGTGGGAGACGAAGCGCGTACGTTGTTTGCACACCAGCACCCCGGCTTCATGGTGTTGGACATCCTCGCCGACCGCGCGATCCTCAGGGTGGTCGAGCCCGGGACGCCCGCCGTCGTCTTCCGGCACGAGGTCGCGCTCCCTCAGCGGTGA
- a CDS encoding endonuclease/exonuclease/phosphatase family protein, which yields MSSRILLAALCTAPLLTACRTGSNYTSPGGPAYAGQPGSLVSCDGGAGRTLRVVSFNVEFALRPDTAARVLGSTSELQCADVILLQEMDEQGTRRIAEHLGLQYVYYPAVFHYRYDRDFGNAVLSRWPVREQSKLVLPHVSLFTRTQRIAVAVTLDVRGRPLRVYSAHLGSLLEITPWARKAQLRAVLDDASPYERVVIGGDMNSGGVGEVAAEAGFSWPTQEGPPTVKRMRWDHIFLRGVSSVGAGTVLEIREASDHRPVWVEMLWPEG from the coding sequence GTCGCGGATCCTGCTGGCCGCTCTCTGCACGGCCCCACTCCTGACGGCGTGCCGTACCGGCAGCAACTACACGAGCCCGGGAGGGCCTGCCTATGCGGGCCAACCGGGAAGCCTCGTCTCCTGTGACGGCGGGGCAGGGAGGACACTGCGCGTGGTGTCCTTCAATGTCGAGTTCGCACTTCGCCCCGACACCGCGGCGCGGGTGCTCGGTAGTACGTCGGAGCTTCAGTGCGCAGACGTGATCCTGCTCCAGGAGATGGACGAGCAAGGCACCCGTCGGATCGCCGAGCACCTGGGGCTCCAGTATGTCTACTATCCAGCGGTTTTCCACTACCGCTACGACCGCGACTTCGGCAACGCGGTCCTGAGCCGTTGGCCGGTACGCGAGCAGTCCAAGCTGGTACTTCCGCACGTGTCCCTGTTCACCCGCACCCAGCGCATCGCCGTGGCGGTGACGCTGGACGTTCGGGGGCGGCCCCTGCGCGTGTATTCCGCTCATCTGGGCTCGCTGCTCGAGATCACGCCGTGGGCGCGGAAGGCGCAGTTGCGTGCCGTCCTGGACGATGCCTCGCCCTATGAGCGGGTGGTGATCGGGGGCGACATGAACAGCGGCGGAGTCGGAGAGGTGGCGGCGGAGGCCGGCTTCTCCTGGCCTACGCAGGAAGGCCCTCCCACGGTGAAGCGCATGCGGTGGGATCACATCTTCCTGCGTGGTGTCTCGTCCGTAGGTGCCGGGACGGTGTTGGAGATTCGCGAGGCGAGCGACCACAGGCCGGTATGGGTAGAGATGCTGTGGCCGGAGGGCTGA